Proteins co-encoded in one Thermochromatium tepidum ATCC 43061 genomic window:
- a CDS encoding ATP-binding protein, translated as MKKKLPIGISTLCKMIRDGYVYVDKTRYVYEMASSGVYYFLSRPRRFGKTLFVDTLKEAFEGNRELFRGLWLYDHWDWDKKYPVIHISFAEGQMANRGELDTWIIEQLKKNQRRLAVPLEPSTFIPLYFSQLIEAAHATHGQPAVILIDEYDKPILDNIATPEIAAEMREGLKNLYSVIKGQDAHIQFVFLTGVSKFSKVSIFSGLNNLRDITIDEQYSSICGYTESELTEHFKEHLAGHEREMIRQWYNGYSWTGEERVYNPFSIINYLQTKKIRNYWFETGTPSFLIELFKKKRYYIPQLENLEVGESILGSFDVDFIEPENILFQSGYLTIADAIMKGSRWVYRLTYPNLEVRQSLSDYILRAYHHSAIEKERAQNRLYDCLMAKDISGIVAIMRAHFASIPHDWYRKNHIDQYEGYYASVFYAYFASIGVDVRVEDPTHYGQVDMAVLLPEVVYVFEFKAIDGEEATGEALAQLQAKGYAAKYRGTGRQVQLVGLEFSKTKRQIVGVAVEQ; from the coding sequence ATGAAAAAGAAACTCCCCATTGGCATCAGTACGCTCTGCAAGATGATCCGCGACGGCTATGTCTATGTGGATAAGACCCGCTATGTCTATGAAATGGCCAGTTCGGGGGTGTACTACTTTTTAAGCCGCCCGCGCCGTTTTGGCAAAACCCTGTTTGTCGATACCCTGAAAGAGGCCTTTGAAGGCAATCGCGAACTCTTCCGCGGCCTGTGGCTTTATGATCACTGGGACTGGGACAAGAAGTATCCGGTGATCCATATCTCTTTTGCAGAGGGTCAGATGGCAAACCGGGGTGAACTCGATACCTGGATCATCGAGCAGCTGAAGAAAAACCAACGCCGCCTGGCAGTCCCACTTGAGCCCAGCACGTTTATCCCCCTCTATTTTTCCCAACTGATTGAGGCAGCGCACGCCACCCACGGCCAACCGGCAGTGATCCTCATCGATGAATATGACAAGCCCATCCTGGACAACATTGCTACCCCTGAGATCGCCGCCGAGATGCGCGAAGGACTCAAAAATCTCTATTCCGTCATCAAAGGCCAAGACGCCCATATCCAATTTGTCTTTTTGACCGGTGTGAGCAAGTTCAGCAAGGTGTCGATCTTTTCGGGGCTCAATAATCTGCGCGACATTACCATTGACGAGCAGTATTCTTCCATCTGTGGTTATACCGAGTCCGAGCTCACGGAGCATTTCAAGGAACATCTTGCTGGGCACGAGAGAGAGATGATCCGGCAGTGGTACAATGGATACAGTTGGACAGGGGAGGAGCGAGTCTATAATCCATTTAGTATTATCAATTATCTGCAAACAAAAAAGATTCGTAACTACTGGTTCGAGACAGGCACTCCATCGTTTCTCATCGAGCTCTTCAAAAAGAAACGCTACTACATCCCCCAGCTGGAGAACCTCGAAGTTGGCGAAAGCATCCTCGGCAGCTTTGATGTGGACTTTATCGAGCCAGAGAACATCCTGTTTCAATCTGGATATTTGACCATTGCAGATGCCATCATGAAGGGCAGCCGCTGGGTCTATCGCCTGACCTATCCCAACCTCGAGGTCCGGCAATCCCTGAGCGACTATATCCTGCGGGCCTACCATCACTCCGCCATCGAAAAAGAACGGGCCCAAAACCGGCTCTACGATTGCCTCATGGCTAAGGACATTTCAGGCATTGTGGCGATCATGCGCGCTCATTTTGCCTCCATCCCCCACGACTGGTACCGCAAGAACCACATCGACCAGTACGAAGGCTACTATGCCAGCGTGTTCTATGCCTATTTTGCCTCCATTGGCGTGGACGTGCGGGTGGAAGACCCCACCCACTATGGCCAGGTGGATATGGCAGTGCTTCTGCCAGAAGTCGTCTACGTCTTTGAGTTCAAAGCCATTGACGGCGAAGAGGCCACCGGCGAGGCCCTGGCCCAGCTCCAGGCCAAAGGTTATGCCGCAAAGTACAGGGGCACCGGCCGGCAGGTGCAGCTCGTAGGGCTCGAGTTCAGCAAGACCAAGCGGCAGATTGTGGGGGTGGCGGTGGAGCAATGA
- a CDS encoding tetratricopeptide repeat protein: MLSHRIQDALQQAIEHHQAGRLPEAERLYRAILQAQPNHPDPNHNLGQLARQVGQPRLR; this comes from the coding sequence ATGCTCTCTCATCGTATTCAGGACGCCCTCCAACAAGCCATCGAGCACCATCAAGCCGGCCGTCTGCCAGAGGCCGAGCGGCTCTACCGCGCCATCTTGCAGGCCCAGCCCAACCACCCCGACCCCAACCACAACCTCGGCCAACTCGCCCGCCAGGTCGGCCAGCCGCGCCTCCGATAA
- a CDS encoding ATP-binding protein, whose amino-acid sequence MKKKLPIGISTLCKMIRDGYVYVDKTRYVYEMASSGVYYFLSRPRRFGKTLFVDTLKEAFEGNRELFRGLWLYDHWDWDKKYPVIHLSLGSGVVRDRIDLDNKIRDLLYQNQERLGIQCRDATDVALCFGDLIRKAKAQYALPAVILIDEYDKPILDNITDAQRATEIREGLKNLYSVIKDHDAHIQFVFLTGVSKFSKVSIFSGLNNLRDITIDEQYSSICGYTESELTEHFKEHLAGHEREMIRQWYNGYSWTGEERVYNPFSIINYLQTKKIRNYWFETGTPSFLIELFKKKRYYIPQLENLEVGESILGSFDVDFIEPENILFQSGYLTIADAIMKGSRWVYRLTYPNLEVRQSLSDYILRAYHHSAIEKERAQNRLYDCLMAKDISGIVAIMRAHFASIPHDWYRKNRIDQYEGYYASVFYAYFASIGVDVRVEDPTHYGQVDMAVLLPEVVYVFEFKAIDGEEATGEALAQLQAKGYAAKYRGTGRQVQLVGLEFSKTKRQIVGVAVEQ is encoded by the coding sequence ATGAAAAAGAAACTCCCCATTGGCATCAGTACGCTCTGCAAGATGATCCGCGACGGCTATGTCTATGTGGATAAGACCCGCTATGTCTATGAAATGGCCAGTTCGGGGGTGTACTACTTTTTAAGCCGCCCGCGCCGTTTTGGCAAAACCCTGTTTGTCGATACCCTGAAAGAGGCCTTTGAAGGCAATCGCGAACTCTTCCGCGGCCTGTGGCTTTATGATCACTGGGACTGGGACAAGAAGTATCCGGTGATCCATCTCTCCTTGGGCAGTGGGGTGGTCCGCGACAGGATAGATTTAGACAACAAAATCCGAGATCTCCTCTACCAAAATCAGGAACGCCTTGGCATCCAGTGTCGGGACGCTACCGACGTTGCGTTGTGCTTTGGAGATCTCATCCGCAAGGCCAAGGCACAATACGCTCTACCGGCAGTGATCCTCATCGACGAATACGACAAGCCTATTTTAGATAACATTACCGATGCACAAAGGGCAACAGAGATTCGGGAAGGACTCAAAAATCTCTATTCGGTCATCAAAGACCATGATGCCCATATCCAATTTGTCTTTTTGACCGGTGTGAGCAAGTTCAGCAAGGTGTCGATCTTTTCGGGGCTCAATAATCTGCGCGACATTACCATTGACGAGCAGTATTCTTCCATCTGTGGTTATACCGAGTCCGAGCTCACGGAGCATTTCAAGGAACATCTTGCTGGGCACGAGAGAGAGATGATCCGGCAGTGGTACAATGGATACAGTTGGACAGGGGAGGAGCGAGTCTATAATCCATTTAGTATTATCAATTATCTGCAAACAAAAAAGATTCGTAACTACTGGTTCGAGACAGGCACTCCATCGTTTCTCATCGAGCTCTTCAAAAAGAAACGCTACTACATCCCCCAGCTGGAGAACCTCGAAGTTGGCGAAAGCATCCTCGGCAGCTTTGATGTGGACTTTATCGAGCCAGAGAACATCCTGTTTCAATCTGGATATTTGACCATTGCAGATGCCATCATGAAGGGCAGCCGCTGGGTCTATCGCCTGACCTATCCCAACCTCGAGGTCCGGCAATCCCTGAGCGACTATATCCTGCGGGCCTACCATCACTCCGCCATCGAAAAAGAACGGGCCCAAAACCGGCTCTACGACTGCCTCATGGCTAAGGACATTTCAGGCATTGTGGCGATCATGCGCGCTCATTTTGCCTCCATCCCCCACGACTGGTACCGCAAGAACCGCATCGACCAGTACGAAGGCTACTATGCCAGCGTGTTCTATGCCTATTTTGCCTCCATTGGCGTGGACGTGCGGGTGGAAGACCCCACCCACTATGGCCAGGTGGATATGGCAGTGCTTCTGCCAGAAGTCGTCTACGTCTTTGAGTTCAAAGCCATTGACGGCGAAGAGGCCACCGGCGAGGCCCTGGCCCAGCTCCAGGCCAAAGGTTATGCCGCAAAGTACAGGGGCACCGGCCGGCAGGTGCAGCTCGTAGGGCTCGAGTTCAGCAAGACCAAGCGGCAGATTGTGGGGGTGGCGGTGGAGCAATGA
- a CDS encoding tetratricopeptide repeat protein, whose protein sequence is MLSHRIQDALQQTIEHHQAGRLPEAERLYRAILQVQPNHPDAHHNLGQLVRQMRQPRAALPHLKAALEAKPDVAQYWLSFIAALSDAGEVQTARSVLEQARARGLTGPAIDELAAPLEAVAMTAPAPPTAPSPAAEPLPPEATQGSPREAAQTPLQPAIDLRERGDYAAAEAWLRAHLAQHGEDAAALALLAQVRMLRKDDARAAELLQRAAAIDAKHPAVLRNRARLKLKQNAPQEALALAEAAWAAEPTLESRLLRAAALAAVQRSQEAAREIDAILAVKPDYAEAWANRALVALRSQQVEAAIAAAERAVALKPHLAQIWRMLAGLRLQHRHDLSGAIAALEQALVSEPDDVATLSDLGEFLRRAKRLDEALQVLARAVSLDAGSYNAWVNYGTALQEAQRLEEAQAAYEKALAINPRSPEVANNLGAMAKDREDWEEALRYFEQALAEKPDHAEIMSNKAAALTALERFDEAEAAARDALRLQEAIRLKPKAVEYRVLPALMLPSIMDSADAIAHWRSRYQQGIAALQEEIDEIRDLSKVSHKSFYLAYHNADDRPILEALSQFFRSKAPQLNYTAPHIAQWRMSSQRRIRLGIVCRQLSQSSCRSLHFLFHQPSRSSAFRSCRDLSSPNQKRCPHQRNRRSCRPLCCYWRSVAATIR, encoded by the coding sequence ATGCTCTCTCATCGTATTCAGGACGCCCTCCAACAAACCATCGAGCACCATCAAGCCGGCCGTCTGCCAGAGGCCGAGCGGCTCTACCGCGCCATATTGCAAGTGCAGCCCAATCACCCGGATGCACACCACAACCTGGGGCAACTCGTCCGCCAGATGCGGCAACCCCGTGCGGCGCTGCCGCACCTCAAAGCCGCGCTCGAAGCCAAGCCCGACGTCGCGCAATACTGGCTGAGCTTCATCGCCGCGCTGAGCGACGCGGGTGAAGTACAAACCGCCCGGTCGGTGCTCGAGCAAGCCCGCGCGCGCGGCTTGACGGGGCCGGCGATCGACGAACTGGCCGCCCCACTGGAGGCAGTGGCCATGACCGCTCCAGCCCCGCCAACCGCACCCTCGCCTGCGGCTGAACCGCTGCCGCCAGAGGCGACCCAAGGCAGCCCGCGCGAAGCGGCGCAGACGCCACTGCAGCCAGCCATTGATCTACGTGAGCGGGGCGACTACGCCGCTGCCGAAGCATGGTTGCGCGCCCATTTGGCGCAGCACGGCGAAGACGCTGCGGCGCTAGCGTTGCTCGCACAAGTGCGCATGCTGCGCAAAGACGACGCGCGAGCCGCTGAGCTATTGCAACGGGCTGCCGCGATCGATGCCAAGCACCCGGCGGTACTGCGCAACCGGGCGCGCCTGAAACTCAAACAAAACGCCCCGCAAGAAGCTCTTGCGCTGGCTGAGGCAGCCTGGGCCGCCGAGCCGACACTGGAAAGCCGCCTTTTGCGTGCTGCCGCGCTGGCTGCCGTGCAACGCAGCCAGGAGGCTGCGCGAGAGATCGACGCCATCCTAGCGGTCAAGCCCGACTACGCCGAAGCCTGGGCCAACCGAGCGCTTGTCGCCCTGCGCAGCCAGCAGGTCGAAGCAGCCATCGCCGCTGCCGAGCGGGCCGTTGCGCTCAAGCCACACCTGGCGCAGATCTGGCGCATGCTCGCAGGCCTGCGCCTGCAACACCGCCATGATCTTTCGGGCGCCATCGCCGCGCTCGAGCAAGCCTTGGTCAGCGAACCGGATGATGTGGCGACACTTTCCGACCTGGGCGAATTCTTGCGCCGGGCCAAGCGGCTCGATGAAGCGCTGCAGGTGCTGGCGCGCGCCGTGAGTCTGGACGCTGGCAGCTACAACGCCTGGGTCAATTACGGCACTGCGCTACAAGAAGCGCAACGGCTCGAGGAAGCGCAAGCCGCCTACGAAAAAGCGCTGGCCATCAATCCCCGCTCGCCCGAAGTCGCCAACAACCTCGGTGCCATGGCCAAAGACCGGGAGGATTGGGAAGAGGCGCTGCGCTACTTCGAACAAGCCTTGGCAGAAAAACCCGATCACGCCGAGATCATGAGCAACAAGGCGGCGGCGCTCACCGCGCTGGAGCGCTTCGATGAGGCCGAAGCCGCGGCACGAGACGCCTTGCGCCTACAGGAGGCAATCCGTCTCAAGCCCAAGGCGGTTGAATACCGCGTGCTGCCGGCGTTGATGCTGCCCTCCATCATGGATTCGGCAGATGCCATCGCCCACTGGCGCAGCCGCTATCAGCAGGGCATTGCGGCGCTGCAAGAGGAGATCGATGAAATCCGCGACCTGAGCAAGGTTAGCCACAAGTCTTTCTATCTTGCCTACCACAACGCTGACGACCGGCCGATCCTGGAAGCGCTCAGCCAGTTTTTTCGCAGCAAGGCCCCCCAGCTCAACTACACCGCCCCGCACATTGCCCAGTGGCGGATGTCAAGCCAGCGGCGTATTCGGCTTGGCATCGTATGCCGACAACTTTCGCAATCATCCTGTCGGTCGCTTCATTTTCTATTTCATCAACCATCTCGATCGTCGGCTTTTCGAAGTTGTCGTGATCTATCCTCGCCAAACCAAAAAAGATGCCCTCACCAAAGAAATCGTCGGTCGTGCCGACCATTATGTTGCTATTGGCGGTCCGTTGCAGCAACAATTCGCTGA
- a CDS encoding class I SAM-dependent methyltransferase, translating to MVQEKTDMSAPTSVSFFRLYPCPVCGVSAALTFFDGGQAPLAALGWPRSTEEAQAMARYPLDFVQCTACGHVWNRSFRYEAVPYREHSNRMFNSGSLWRGHLAELAETTLAMLPQCPCVVEIGCGCGHFLQAPALRRIGRYFGFDPNGQAQAQTCFQFEARLFTPHEDLPRLAPDLIVMRHVLEHFTEPAAFVLQLAWAASRCAKPVRLLVEVPCIDRVFSTGRLADFFYEHPQQFGTESLRTLLERAGHIERLWHAYDGEVALGVVRLGLPAAWQERADAAARFAQASRQAKETIGAQLAQLATSGQRVVIWGGTGKAAAFMHYYGVDGERFPCVVDSDSEKVGTYVPGTGQLIRSRDELKANPPDVVIITTQWRAADIVMEMRREGIAAKQILLEHQGRLIDFWHDPHPYALPPM from the coding sequence ATGGTTCAGGAGAAGACTGATATGAGTGCGCCCACGTCGGTTTCGTTTTTCCGACTCTATCCCTGCCCCGTCTGTGGCGTGTCAGCAGCGCTGACCTTTTTCGACGGCGGGCAAGCGCCGCTGGCGGCCTTGGGTTGGCCGCGCTCTACGGAGGAAGCGCAGGCCATGGCGCGCTACCCGCTCGATTTTGTCCAGTGCACGGCGTGCGGCCATGTCTGGAACCGTTCCTTTCGCTACGAGGCCGTCCCTTACCGTGAGCATTCCAACCGCATGTTCAACAGCGGCTCGCTCTGGCGCGGCCATCTAGCGGAACTGGCCGAGACGACCCTGGCCATGCTGCCCCAATGCCCTTGTGTGGTCGAAATCGGTTGCGGCTGCGGTCACTTTTTGCAGGCCCCGGCCCTACGCCGGATAGGGCGTTACTTTGGCTTCGACCCAAACGGGCAAGCCCAGGCCCAGACGTGTTTCCAGTTCGAGGCCCGGCTCTTTACGCCCCACGAAGACCTGCCGCGCTTGGCGCCTGACCTCATCGTCATGCGCCACGTGCTGGAGCACTTCACCGAGCCGGCGGCCTTTGTGCTGCAGCTGGCGTGGGCGGCCAGCCGCTGCGCCAAGCCGGTTCGCTTGCTCGTTGAAGTGCCGTGCATCGACCGAGTCTTCAGCACCGGTCGTCTGGCTGATTTCTTTTACGAGCATCCGCAGCAGTTTGGCACCGAATCGCTGCGCACCTTGCTGGAACGCGCCGGCCACATCGAGCGGCTGTGGCATGCCTACGACGGCGAAGTGGCGTTAGGGGTGGTGCGCTTGGGTCTGCCTGCCGCCTGGCAGGAGCGAGCAGATGCAGCGGCGCGCTTTGCTCAGGCAAGCCGCCAGGCCAAGGAGACCATCGGCGCGCAACTGGCGCAACTGGCGACAAGCGGCCAGCGCGTGGTCATCTGGGGCGGCACCGGCAAGGCCGCGGCCTTCATGCACTACTACGGGGTTGATGGCGAGCGCTTTCCTTGCGTGGTCGATTCCGACTCGGAAAAGGTGGGGACCTATGTCCCAGGTACTGGTCAGCTCATCCGTAGCCGTGATGAACTCAAAGCCAACCCGCCGGATGTGGTGATCATCACAACCCAATGGCGCGCTGCCGATATTGTCATGGAGATGCGGCGCGAAGGTATCGCTGCCAAACAGATTCTGCTCGAACACCAGGGGCGTCTCATTGACTTTTGGCACGACCCGCATCCCTATGCTTTACCTCCAATGTGA
- a CDS encoding BPTD_3080 family restriction endonuclease — MPRTTIDRLIVNSPYEEPQRHWRYDRETRTFDLVEGRRPAGYVVASGDSRAFDDPGIFVEIPLVNQIRPRVKAWREAGYPGVTSITRRLLDHWRDPEAFDARCFFFCQLEAVETLIWLTEAPAAERVGIEIPGDGGAFARQCCKMATGSGKTIVMAMVIAWHILNKVANPQDARFSKNVLVVAPGLTVKKRLAVLEPAGAGNYYEAFDIVPSALLDKLRQGKVLIRNWHALAWESEAQIQKRKSVDKRGAKSDEAYTREVLGEMANARNLLVLNDEAHHAWRVNWEAEGKYLRQRDLKDSAEEATVWIGGLDRLHHSRGILTCYDFSATPFTPSGKKSSEEALFGWIVSDFGLNDAIESGLVKTPRVVVRDDAVPDARTYKSRLYHIYNDPDVKDDLNRKATPEEPLPDLVLNAYYLLGYDWREAWKAWQAAGLRTPPVMITVCNRTETAARVKHAFDSRRIHIDELCDPERILHIDSKVLDEAEAQDEPAAPVVDVADENEQEGENDAPVERKLTKAEQAERLRQTVDTVGKAGQPGEKIQKVISVGMLSEGWDAKTVTHIMGLRAFTSQLLCEQVVGRGLRRTSYEVNPATGLFEPEYVNIFGVPFTFLPHEGGEDGPPPPPTPKTAVEPDPAKAEFEIRWPNVVRIERVFQPTLALDWSKARPLELDAAQTAQVAELAPILEGKPNMAGINRIELERLAREFRTQRIIFETARDVFDQMKHTWQGSREVLLAQLVRIVEQFIASDRITITPPLFYQDELCRRLIITLNMSRVVQHVWEAVRQENTERLTPVFDRDHPIRSTGDMCTWHTGKPCERTRKSHINVCVYDSAWEASDAFVLDNSDAVAAWVKNDHLGFEVLYVYRGVVRKYRPDFLVRLKSSDMLVLETKGQDTEQDKVKRQYLEEWIQAVNAHGGFGRWRWAVVRQPGGIRDVILQGGEARTRG, encoded by the coding sequence ATGCCCCGCACCACCATCGACCGCCTGATTGTCAATTCGCCCTACGAGGAGCCGCAGCGTCATTGGCGCTACGATCGCGAGACGCGCACCTTCGACCTGGTGGAGGGCCGTCGCCCAGCGGGCTACGTGGTGGCCTCAGGCGATTCCCGGGCCTTCGACGACCCCGGCATCTTCGTGGAGATTCCGCTGGTCAACCAGATCCGCCCGCGCGTCAAAGCCTGGCGCGAGGCCGGCTATCCCGGCGTGACCAGCATCACCAGGCGGCTGCTCGATCACTGGCGCGACCCGGAGGCGTTCGACGCGCGGTGCTTCTTCTTCTGTCAGTTGGAAGCGGTCGAGACGCTCATCTGGCTGACCGAAGCGCCCGCCGCCGAGCGGGTGGGCATCGAGATTCCCGGCGACGGCGGGGCCTTTGCGCGGCAGTGCTGCAAGATGGCGACCGGTTCGGGCAAGACCATCGTCATGGCGATGGTCATCGCCTGGCACATCCTCAACAAGGTGGCGAACCCACAGGACGCGCGTTTCTCGAAGAACGTGCTCGTCGTCGCGCCGGGGCTGACGGTCAAGAAACGGCTGGCCGTTCTGGAACCGGCGGGCGCGGGCAACTACTATGAGGCGTTCGACATCGTGCCTTCCGCCCTGCTCGACAAGCTGCGGCAGGGCAAGGTGCTGATACGCAACTGGCACGCCCTGGCGTGGGAGAGCGAGGCGCAGATCCAGAAGCGGAAGAGCGTAGACAAGCGCGGCGCAAAGAGCGACGAAGCCTACACGCGCGAGGTACTGGGCGAGATGGCGAATGCCCGCAACCTGCTGGTGCTCAACGACGAGGCCCACCACGCCTGGCGCGTCAACTGGGAGGCGGAGGGCAAATACTTGCGCCAGCGTGATCTGAAAGACAGCGCCGAAGAAGCCACGGTGTGGATCGGCGGGTTGGACCGGCTGCATCATTCGCGCGGCATTCTCACCTGTTATGACTTCTCCGCCACGCCCTTTACGCCGTCGGGCAAGAAGAGCAGCGAGGAGGCCCTCTTCGGCTGGATCGTCAGCGATTTCGGCCTCAACGACGCCATCGAATCCGGCCTGGTGAAGACCCCGCGCGTGGTGGTGCGCGACGACGCCGTGCCGGACGCCAGGACCTACAAGTCGCGGCTTTATCACATCTACAACGACCCCGACGTGAAGGACGACCTGAACCGCAAGGCCACCCCCGAAGAACCGCTGCCCGATCTGGTGTTGAATGCCTACTACCTGCTGGGCTACGACTGGCGCGAAGCGTGGAAGGCGTGGCAGGCAGCCGGACTGCGCACCCCGCCGGTGATGATCACCGTCTGCAACCGCACCGAGACCGCCGCACGGGTCAAGCACGCTTTCGATTCACGGCGGATTCACATTGATGAGCTGTGCGACCCGGAGCGCATCCTGCACATCGACTCTAAGGTGCTCGACGAGGCGGAGGCGCAGGATGAGCCGGCCGCCCCGGTGGTGGACGTGGCCGACGAGAACGAGCAGGAAGGGGAGAACGACGCGCCGGTCGAGCGCAAGTTGACCAAGGCCGAGCAGGCGGAGCGGCTGCGCCAGACCGTGGACACGGTGGGCAAGGCGGGCCAGCCGGGCGAAAAGATTCAGAAGGTCATCTCCGTCGGCATGCTGAGCGAGGGCTGGGACGCGAAGACCGTGACCCACATCATGGGCCTGCGTGCCTTCACAAGCCAGCTCTTGTGCGAACAGGTGGTGGGGCGCGGCTTACGGCGCACGTCCTACGAGGTGAACCCGGCGACGGGCCTGTTCGAGCCGGAGTACGTGAACATCTTCGGCGTGCCCTTCACCTTCTTGCCGCACGAGGGGGGCGAGGACGGCCCGCCACCGCCGCCCACGCCCAAGACCGCGGTCGAGCCGGACCCCGCCAAGGCGGAGTTTGAAATCCGCTGGCCGAACGTGGTGCGCATCGAGCGCGTGTTTCAACCCACGCTGGCGCTGGATTGGTCGAAGGCACGGCCGTTAGAACTAGACGCAGCCCAGACCGCCCAGGTAGCGGAATTGGCGCCCATCCTCGAAGGCAAGCCCAATATGGCCGGGATCAACCGCATCGAGCTGGAGCGGCTGGCGCGCGAGTTCCGCACCCAGCGCATTATCTTCGAGACCGCGCGGGACGTCTTCGATCAGATGAAACATACCTGGCAGGGCAGCCGCGAGGTCTTGCTGGCGCAATTGGTGCGGATCGTCGAGCAGTTCATCGCCTCCGACCGCATCACCATCACGCCGCCGCTTTTCTACCAGGACGAGCTGTGCCGCCGGCTGATCATCACACTCAACATGTCGCGGGTCGTCCAGCACGTCTGGGAGGCGGTGCGGCAAGAGAACACCGAGCGGCTCACCCCGGTCTTCGACCGCGACCACCCGATCCGATCAACGGGTGACATGTGCACCTGGCACACCGGCAAGCCGTGCGAGCGCACGCGGAAGTCGCACATCAACGTCTGCGTCTACGACAGCGCCTGGGAGGCGTCGGACGCCTTCGTGCTCGACAACAGCGACGCGGTGGCCGCCTGGGTCAAGAATGACCATCTCGGCTTCGAGGTGCTCTACGTCTATCGCGGGGTCGTCCGGAAGTATCGGCCCGATTTCCTCGTTCGGCTGAAGAGCAGCGACATGCTCGTGCTCGAAACGAAGGGGCAGGACACCGAACAAGACAAAGTGAAGCGCCAGTATCTGGAAGAATGGATCCAGGCCGTCAACGCGCATGGCGGATTCGGACGCTGGCGTTGGGCGGTAGTGCGGCAACCCGGTGGGATTCGGGACGTGATCCTGCAAGGCGGGGAAGCGCGAACGAGAGGCTAA
- a CDS encoding DegQ family serine endoprotease, producing the protein MSYQRIRSQWWFWPLLLCLTSTAWATLPLSVDGRALPTLAPMLERVLPAVVNISTVTRIEMAEHPLLRDPFFRYFFDIPNQQRQRENSSLGSGIIVDAKRGLVLSNHHVIAKADTIRVTLHDGRTLEATLIGSDPETDVAVLRIPAQNLTALPFADSDQLQVGDFVVAIGNPFGLRQTVTSGIISGLGRTGLGIEGYENFIQTDASINPGNSGGPLVNLNGELIGINTAILAPGGGNIGIGFAIPSNMARAIMEQILEFGAVRRGLFGVAVQNLTDDLARAMGLNSLDGALVTTVESSSAAEEAGLRAGDVILRLNDRPVRGASDLRTQFGLLRVGELVKVDILRNGKTLRLTGRIADPYRHYISGERLSPALSGALFGELNTDSGIPGVPVGTVDRESPAWRAGLREGDRLVQVNGQTLSSLGDIAKILRASKGLYSLRIQRGDDLILISVR; encoded by the coding sequence ATGTCTTATCAGCGTATTCGGTCCCAGTGGTGGTTTTGGCCCCTGCTCTTGTGCCTGACGTCCACGGCATGGGCCACGCTTCCGCTGAGCGTCGACGGGCGGGCGCTGCCCACGCTCGCGCCCATGTTGGAGCGCGTGCTGCCGGCCGTGGTCAACATCTCGACCGTCACCCGCATCGAAATGGCCGAGCATCCATTGCTGCGCGACCCCTTCTTTCGTTATTTCTTCGACATCCCCAATCAACAGCGCCAGCGCGAGAACAGTAGTCTCGGCTCCGGCATCATCGTCGATGCCAAACGCGGTCTGGTGCTCTCTAACCACCACGTCATCGCCAAGGCCGATACGATTCGGGTGACGCTGCATGACGGGCGCACCCTGGAGGCGACCCTGATCGGCAGCGATCCTGAGACCGATGTCGCCGTACTGCGCATCCCGGCCCAGAATCTTACCGCCCTGCCCTTTGCTGACTCCGACCAACTGCAGGTTGGCGATTTCGTGGTCGCGATCGGCAATCCGTTCGGACTACGCCAGACTGTGACCTCCGGGATCATCAGCGGTCTAGGGCGCACAGGACTGGGCATCGAGGGGTATGAGAACTTCATCCAGACCGATGCCTCGATCAACCCGGGTAACTCGGGTGGCCCGCTTGTGAACCTCAACGGCGAGCTGATCGGCATAAACACGGCGATCCTAGCGCCCGGCGGTGGCAATATCGGCATCGGCTTTGCCATCCCATCCAACATGGCACGCGCCATCATGGAACAGATCCTAGAGTTCGGCGCAGTGCGACGCGGTCTGTTCGGAGTTGCGGTACAGAACCTGACTGACGATCTGGCTAGGGCAATGGGGCTGAATAGTCTCGACGGCGCCCTGGTGACGACCGTAGAAAGCAGCTCGGCCGCCGAGGAGGCAGGTCTGCGCGCGGGCGATGTCATCCTCAGGCTCAACGACAGGCCAGTGCGCGGGGCCTCGGATCTACGCACCCAGTTTGGACTGCTGCGGGTCGGGGAATTGGTCAAGGTCGATATCCTGCGCAACGGCAAAACGCTGCGTCTGACCGGGCGCATCGCCGACCCCTATCGCCATTACATCTCAGGCGAGCGTCTGTCCCCCGCGCTGTCCGGGGCACTGTTTGGCGAACTGAATACGGACTCGGGGATCCCTGGTGTGCCTGTGGGGACCGTCGATCGCGAGAGTCCAGCCTGGCGCGCCGGTCTGCGCGAGGGCGACCGTCTGGTCCAGGTCAATGGTCAGACCCTCAGCTCCCTAGGCGACATCGCCAAGATCCTACGTGCCTCCAAGGGGCTCTATAGCCTGCGTATCCAGCGCGGCGATGACCTGATCTTGATCTCAGTGCGTTGA